In one Balaenoptera ricei isolate mBalRic1 chromosome 20, mBalRic1.hap2, whole genome shotgun sequence genomic region, the following are encoded:
- the NUFIP2 gene encoding FMR1-interacting protein NUFIP2, translating into MEEKPSQPQSQHHHNHHHPHHHPQQQQQQQSHHHHHYYFYNHSHNHHHHHHHQQPHQYLQHGAEGSPKAQPKPLKHEQKHALQQHQETPKKKTGYGELNGNAGEREISLKNLGSDEATNPISRVLNGNQQVVDTNLKQTVKSITFGKAGIKTRNFIQKNSMDKKNGKSYENKSGENQSVDKTDTVAIPNGVVTNNSGYIANGYMGKGADNDGSGSESGYTTPKKRKARRNSAKGCENLNLVQDKIMQQETNVPTLKQGLETFKPDYSEQKGNRVDGSKPIWKYETGPGGTSRGKPAVGDMLRKSSDIKPGVSSKKFDDRPKGKHTSAVASKEDSWTLFKPPPVFPVDNSSAKIVPKISYASKVKENLNKTVQNSSVSPSSSSSSSSSTGETQTQSSSRLSQVPMSALKSVTSASFSNGPVLAGTDASVYSPGGQPLLTTAANTLTPISSGTDSVLQDMSLTSAAVEQIKSSLFIYPSNMQTVLLSTAQVDLPSQTDQQNLGDIFQNQWGLSFINEPSAGPETVIGKSSDHKVMEVTFQGEYPATLVSQGAEIIPSGTEHPVFPKAYELEKRTSPQVLGSILKSGTTSESGALSLEPSHIGDLQKADTSSQGALVFLSKDYEIENQNPLASPTNTLLGSAKEQRYQRGLERNDSWGSFDLRAAIVYHTKEMESVWNLQKQDPKRIITYNEAMDSPDQ; encoded by the exons ATGGAGGAGAAGCCCAGCCAGCCACAGTCTCAGCACCATCACAACCACCACCATCCGCACCATCACccccagcagcaacagcagcagcagtcgcaccaccaccaccattattaTTTCTACAACCACAGCCacaaccaccatcaccaccaccatcaccagcagCCTCACCAATACCTGCAGCATGGAGCCGAGGGCAGCCCCAAGGCCCAGCCAAAGCCGTTGAAACATGAGCAGAAACACGCCCTCCAGCAGCACCAGGAAACGCCGAAGAAGAAAACAG gcTATGGTGAACTAAATGGTAATgctggagaaagagaaatatctttAAAGAACCTGGGTTCTGATGAAGCCACCAACCCTATTTCCAGGGTCCTCAATGGCAACCAACAAGTTGTAGACACTAATCTGAAGCAGACTGTAAAGTCCATCACCTTTGGGAAAGCAGGAATTAAAACCAGGAATTTCATTCAGAAAAACAGTATGGACAAAAAGAATGGGAAGTCTTATGAAAATAAATCTGGAGAGAACCAATCTGTAGACAAGACTGATACTGTAGCAATTCCAAATGGTGTTGTAACAAATAATTCTGGCTATATTGCTAATGGTTATATGGGCAAAGGAGCAGATAATGATGGTAGTGGATCTGAGAGCGGATATACCACTCCTAAAAAAAGGAAAGCTAGGCGCAATAGTGCCAAGGGTTGTGAAAACCTTAATTTAGTGCAGGACAAAATAATGCAACAAGAGACCAATGTCCCAACCTTAAAACAGGGACTTGAAACTTTCAAGCCTGACTACAGTGAACAAAAGGGAAATCGAGTAGATGGTTCAAAGCCCATTTGGAAGTATGAAACTGGGCCTGGAGGAACAAGTCGAGGAAAACCTGCTGTGGGTGATATGCTGAGGAAAAGCTCTGATATTAAGCCTGGTGTGAGCAGCAAAAAGTTTGATGATCGGCCCAAAGGAAAGCATACTTCTGCTGTTGCCTCCAAAGAGGACTCGTGGACCCTATTTAAACCACCCCCAGTTTTTCCAGTGGACAATAGCAGTGCTAAAATAGTTCCTAAAATAAGTTATGCAAGCAAAGTTAAGGAAAACCTCAACAAAACTGTACAGAACTCTTCCGTGTCACCATCTTCATCTTCATCCTCTTCGTCATCTACTGGGGAAACTCAGACCCAATCTTCAAGTCGATTATCCCAGGTCCCTATGTCAGCGCTGAAATCTGTTACTTCGGCCAGCTTCTCTAATGGGCCAGTTTTAGCAGGGACTGATGCAAGTGTGTATTCTCCTGGGGGTCAGCCACTGCTAACTACTGCTGCTAATACTCTAACACCCATCTCTTCTGGGACTGATTCAGTTCTCCAAGACATGAGTCTGACTTCAGCAGCTGTTGAACAAATCAAGTCCAGCCTTTTTATCTACCCTTCAAATATGCAAACTGTGCTGTTGAGCACAGCACAAGTGGATCTACCCTCTCAGACAGATCAGCAAAACCTGGGGGATATCTTCCAGAATCAGTGGGGTTTATCATTTATCAATGAGCCCAGTGCTGGCCCTGAGACTGTTATTGGGAAATCATCAGATCATAAAGTGATGGAGGTGACATTTCAAGGGGAATATCCTGCCACTTTGGTTTCACAGGGTGCTGAAATAATCCCCTCAGGAACTGAGCATCCTGTGTTTCCCAAGGCTTATGAGCTGGAAAAACGGACTAGTCCTCAAGTTCTGGGTAGCATTCTAAAATCTGGGACTACTAGTGAGAGTGGAGCCTTATCCTTGGAACCCAGTCATATAGGTGACCTGCAAAAAGCAGACACCAGTAGTCAAGGTGCTTTAGTGTTTCTCTCAAAGGACTATGAGATAGAAAATCAAAATCCTCTGGCGTCTCCTACGAACACTTTGTTAGGCTCCGCCAAAGAACAGAGATACCAGAGAGGCCTAGAAAGGAATGATAGCTGGGGTTCTTTTGACCTGAGGGCTGCTATTGTATATCACACTAAAG